The segment ctcagttacagaaaataccACGGAGATGGCGCAAAGTAAGACCAGAGATTTCTTCGCTTGGACTGACAACAAGCTGGAACTGTTACTAAAAGTATCATGAGCAGAATGGGGTTAAGGTGGTGGAAAACAGATTGGGAATTGTTACATTGTGACATATTAGAGTGGTACCAGCAGCATTAGCCGTAACCGCAGGAAGCCACTGCAATGGGAAGGAAGTACCCCGACTAGAAGGATGTTATCATGAAAGGTATGTAGACCTAGCAGCCCtggagttttcaaactaaaactgGGTCAGCAGCGATTTTAAAAGTTGTAGGGGTTCCAAAACTCCAGAGTAGTGTGGACGCCAGGCTTAAACGTTATAAagttataaaacaaaaatgtattggTGTGGATGTAGCCAATATCAAAGTGTCCTGTTTCTCTGGCTCAGGTGAGGAGAAGGAGCAACCAGAGCAGCTCATGGAGTCGATGGGATTTGAGGAAGAGGAGCTTCTAGAGTGTTTCCGTTGTGATCTTGGATTCTGGGATGCCTGCTACACAACCGAAACCAACTGCAGTGCAGGGGAGCACTGCTACACGGGCCGAGGGAAGGCAGGTGTGTTGAATAAGACTGTATTTCTACTGTTAACTAATATCTAAGCATGAGAAGTAGTGTAAAGGTTACACTGAATAACATCATCTTGTCTCCACAGCTGATACTCTGGACGTTAAGACTCTGGGTTGTGTGAAAGCAGATGAGTGCGGTGTGGAGACCACGGTGGAACTCTTCTCTAACAACACCATCTTTGTCATGACCAAACACTGCTGCGACACCCCCTTCTGCAACTCGGCACACAGACTTTCAATCGCCACACttctgtgtctcactgtggctgtgctAACTACCTGGCACCTCACTGAAGCCTCAACGGGCTCACAATGAACaacctgcatttatttatttatgttgtcagaacaaaaagagaaagactGTGAAGTGATGCTGAAAGGACTTCAACCAtatggtggggaaaaaaatcaccagcTTTGTGGAATTTTTGTACTGTGCAGCAGACTACTGAATTAGGAAACACTAATTAGATAATTATGGGATAAACATATTTagaaagactttaattcagCCAAGGAGCAAATCTGTTTGTACCATATTGAACAGAACTGACACTTTTGCTAAACATAAATGCCTGGAACACATGCAGTACAATAAATAAACCAGCTGAAAACATCCAATAGTGAACGAGTGAACTGACCGCAGATCTGTAGACACATGGTTGCAGCAGAACAGTTCAGCTGCGGCTCAGCAGCTCCCCAGCAGAGGGCAGGAGCTCTTCCTTCATGAAGTGCTGAAGGTCCAAATCTTTGTCATCCAGGTCAAGGCTCAAGAACATCTCCACCACAGACCTGCACCTgtcagtcacacagacacatctgGTTCACAAACTCTGCTCTCTTGTGTtggttttctttgttgttttgtgttgacgGAGTTTAACAAACCTGTTTGCCTGCTCATCTGATGATGCTTTGTCGATGCGTTCGATTAGCCGTCCTGTCCGGTACAGTTCAGACACctgaccaaacacacacacagacagtcaaTGTGAGCATGCTTCtttgtatctctgtgtgtgcagagtTCCTACACATTTTCCATTTCCAGTCTcaaatttccagacttctcagTAGGTTTTTCAGATGATATCTGACAAATAACCAGCAAGCCCTATGAAAATTTGCATTTACCTATTGCAGCCGTTCAGTCCATACTTGTATGCAGAAAGTTGGACGAGTCAACTAACCAATGctacaaatacatttattattttccttaaacattttgaataattattattatattattgtcCCCTCCCCCTATTTTTAGTCTCTCTTATAAATAGGaactgaaaatgaataaaaacatctgAAGGTGCTCTACGTGACATTCATAGCCTGGGCTGGTATTGGCTGCAGACAGCTCTCACCTCTGACATCACAGGCAAACATGAAGGGTCGCTGAGCCAAAATGGCGGTGGCTAGCAGTGTGTCATGCTTCCGCGACAATAGTGTCCCACCACCATGGGTCAGGAGCGCATTATCAGCTAACCAGACTTACAAGAAATAAGATGCAAGCTTGGCTAGCCAGCGACCAAAacagaagctcagattacaaaaCACAGATTACATTACTCCACTTTATTTTTACATAGCAAAtggtggtttgctgctatatcaTGTTCAAAATCTCATCAATAGAACctttaaatattcaaattttCACAGCGTCAGTGCAGTCCTGTTTATTCACACAACAACGATGAGCGCAGTCATAAAGGTTTCCTTATGCAGAACAGTCTAAATCACTGCCTACCtaagacacactgagacaaacTTAATAATATGGTTATTTGTTTCAGTAATTTCAAACTAATCTGGGCACAGATGCTTTGATTTGGTTCAGTTATAAGGCATTTGGGGTAGAGCTGGTTTGCAGACTGTGTTAAGATGCATGCCATACTTCTTGCGTTGATTCTGACAACATCAGGCTCGCTCTGGCCTGTGCTCTctcacacagtggtaaacatttTGGCTGCGCTGGTTGCCTGCTCCAAACACCATGAAAAACACTCTGCTTGTATGGGCAAGATATTTTTTAAGAAATTcagaattttatattttagaaagcaaaataaatgaaaacacaaatattttttcatactCTCAAATTTCATACTACTCCTTACTGTGTAGGAAacctgtgtggttgtgtgtgtgtgtgtgtgtgtgtgtgtgtgtgtgtgtgtgtgtgtgtgtgtgtttgtgtttacctCCACTCCTCTCTGCACGAGGCTGGTTGGCAGGCCTGCCAGTTTAGCGATGTTGGCAGCATAGCTGGACTGGCAGATTCCTTCCTTCAGTTGGTACAGAAACACCAACTCATCCCCGTCCACTGCGGTCTCTAGAGTctaacacagacacacgcaataatacacaaccacacaacacaacacactcacatgcacaataaaaaaaacttctaATGAGGTCTCATTAGCTGGATGATCATTTGGAAGTTTTGctgtcaacattttttctgcagtACATTCGTTTTTCCACCATGAAACCTCAGTGAACGCTCACAAAATGCTCCGGGCTACATTTCATCATTGTGCAGTCGAGTGTCTCTCAGTACCAGAAGACACAGCAGGCCAGAGGAGGGGAGCAGGCCCAGCTGCAGCAGACTGTGGAAGTTAGTAGCCAACAGGACATGAGGAACATCCACCAGAGGTTTCCTCAGCCAATGAGAGATCGatgcagctagcaaacacagtCCATCCACCTGAAGGGGAACATTACAcagtcagctgtgtttgtgcacatgGATGAAGCTCCCATGGGTCAAACTGTTCGGTCTTAATTCAGGTTAAGCTCTTTACATAAACCCTTAACAGCCTGAGATTGAGTTGTTGCTACAAATAAACCAATTAACATTCCTGTCTATTGTTCTGTGGATGAAAAGGTCCACCCAACAGATGTCCCTGTTATTTGTGATTGAGCAACAgtattacaaaaaacaaatgttaactGATGCTAGTGACGAATACAAGTATCACATTCACACAAGAATAGAAATTCTCTGTTTCTGTAAtcattgtctgttttaattctTCTCAagaagacaaaatcaaagtttcTATGTTTACACTAAAACTTTTGCACAATCTCTCAAGGGGGAGCTGTTCCATCATTGTACACCCAGCTGGACCACCATCAGGAagagaaagcagcagcagtttcaATCAATCAGCAGATTTGTGACGGACAAGGAAAGCTATCTTGCTAATGACTACCACGAAATGATgttacattttccattttcttaagTGCCATATCTGTCTCACTGCCAGCCAGGCAGCATCTGTCACCTATGgcaggttttatttttcattgccAATATCATACAATACCAGCTGGTTAAACACAACCAGCAGCCTCTGgtactgaaaaatgaagccaacaccaagtgccaaaaaactgcagttctttgaacggccacttgaggctggctccagaagccagtggactttacagcagaaataaacatgtttaaagcctggtacaaaaatggttttggtctctatggtTAATTtctccttcatgacaactgtacaggaggGGAATTTTTACATAAGTCAcccttttacattttattaaggcctctctgagtgacaggctgtctgccacctatcgctcctccacagcaccagccttGTGCCCAAACATTGTCACTTCTggctacaaaaaacaaaatggcgacatccgaaatgccaaactcaagggttcaaaacagcagtccttAAACCAATGGGGGACATCACAGGTGGCtacttccattatttttacagtctgtggttagACACAACAACAATCACTGTCTTCTCCACACATACTTCTCGGCTATTGGTTGAGGCGGCATCTTCACCGGTCAAAGTTCAACTCCACACAATGAGTAGATGTAGCTTTGCTCTGCCATTGgaagcaaatgttttattcatcCCTGCATTCGTCCTTGCACTGAATGGAAGTGAACTGGAGGTGAATATCCAGCAAAGTTAACTTTGTGGATGTGTGACCATGCTAAGATCCTCTGTGGGAGGCATTTAGTACTTATTTCTGAAGATAGAAAGATAGATTGTTAATataaagacagagacaagaaaGACAAAGGGTGGGGCGTGCAACAAAAGAACCAGGCCTTGCAGTTCTCTGGCATGTCACCACCCACAGGCAAGGGAAGCAACAACTGCCTAaatttgaacacacacacacaccacctgcaGTTTAAAGTGTTACAGATGCAGtttcttacattttttgttAGAGCTGTTGTTTTTAAGCTGTTGCACTTTTGAGGTTTTACATTTAGCACTGTGTCACTCTTACCTCCAGCAGATATTACTAATAATATTTAGATTAAACAGAAGTACAGTTTGGTTTGTGGCTGTAAAACACCATACTTGATGATCcatcaaatcaatcaatcaaataaactttattgtcctttACAGGAAATTCGAGTGCGTGAAAACTGCGTTTACAGTGACACACAACGCACAGtacacaaacaataacaataggGTTTTTCCAAAGATTTACAAGTACACATGGTGTACAATAGGACAAATACTGGCCACCATACAGGCGTCGGCCACTACTAGGCCCGGCAGTGTAAAGTGCGTAGAGAAGTTAAAAGAAAGTTAAGGGAGAGTTGGACAGTTAGAATAATTTGACTGACAAttgttaaataaaattattaaaagttaaaaactaAATTTAAGAGGAGACTAAGGCTATTCCTCACTACGGAGGGAACAGGGCTGGTTTTTTGTTCAGGAGCGCTATAGATGTAGGTATAAAAGAGAATTTGTATCTGTTGCCTTTATACCTGCTAGCCCTGTAGCGTCTGCCTGAAGGCAGGAGCTGGTATTCGggcattaaaatgtttgttggGTCCTTAAGAATCCTGTGCGTCTGTCTGACCACCACTGTTTCAAAAGTGGATAAACAGTTTTTCCTATCACCTTCATGGCAGTTTTGATCATGTTTGTTATTCTGTTTCTTAGCTGGACAGTGGCGGTGCCGTACCAAGCTGCCATATTTTATGATGCTGTCCAGCACAGCATTGTAGAATGTTAGCATGGTGTCAGGGTTAACTCCAAACAGTCTTAGTCTTCtaagaaagtgaaagtgaagtgAATGAATAACcctaaagcagattttttttttatattaatgataattaaaaatatACCTTTTAACTTGATATTGTAAATTTGTTGGCAGTcagttgcctatttacacatccagcagtgaTAGAGCAATATCATTATAGAAGGCCACCTGACTATTCACTCTGTTGTAGCTTTTTTAGGTCTCttccaactcctgagggaaatatgtgGGTCTTAAGCtcctaaatgctccactatgttccccagctagttgctaactgtttctgcctgctgtttggtgctgagcaggtattgtacagtgggtttatagCCCCTTTAAATAATTTAACGAAACCCATTCAACCTACGTTGgtaattttcttttattgttttcttctgGCCTGTGCCTCCCACACCTGCATTTCTTTTTTGGACAAATAAAATTAGTTTGgaccctcttcctccctctccagAGGAACCTGGCAGACAGTGATGGAGGACAGAGAACATAATGATACTCAGAGCAGACTCTGAGTATCCAGCAGTTGCTAAAACTAAAAcatcaaatgtaaaaaaaaaaaaagcatatatGAAACTACATGGAAAACAGCAGTCTTTGCCTGCAGGCTGCACAAGTTTTAGAACTGCATTGTCACTGCTGTTGCCTATAGATGGCGCACATCAACACCTCTGTATCTGCAAATCtgaacagctgctgctgttttcttgCTGATAGGTGGCACATGTTGGGCTGAACTGGAGGTCTGTTCGTGCTGCAGCTCTAAATTAGATAATATTGGCTGGAATAAGTTTCAGGCGCTTCATATTAATGACACTGTGTGTCCTTGTTATGTGTATACATATGGATTTCATTCACAAATCGCTGGAACAAGTTCTTCTTACTGTGTTAGTTCCCTTTCCAAATTCATCGATGAGAACTAATGAGTTGCCAGTACTGCTGTTGAGAGCCTGGGCCATCTGGAGAATAGAGACACAGAGTGTTACACTgcattttgttatattttgtgtttgtgtgtgtgtgtgtgtgtgtgtgtgtgtgtgtgtttatatagcTGTAGGCAGTAGTTTCTttataaaaaaatgtcttgaCAGGTGGAGAGTAGGAGTGGAGCTGGAGGACAGTAGTGCTGGAAGTTCATATCTTTTAtttccacacccacacacattgcttgtgtgtgtttgtgtgtgtgtgtgttcgttaCCTGGTTGAGGTCTATCATAAAGGTGCTGAGGCCAACAGACACAGACTCTCTGCTCTGCATGCGGGTAAAAATGCCATCCACCAGACCGATCTCTGCCTCCTTCGCAGGTACGtctgagccaatcagagccatGAACACAATCAGACCCACCTGACAAAGTCAGATCAGAGCAAGTCAGGGTTGGATGACAGGTGCTGTGGTGTAAACTTAACCAAAGGGCAAAGAGGAGTCACATCAGTGATTCTCAATAGTAGCCTGGAGGTCAAAACTCCCTCAAATGAAgtgtaaaataaagacattcTCATTAAGAAATGAAATTGTTACCCTTAATTATGGCGctctaaatgtgttttctgattAAGAAGTAAATTACAGCTTTAGGGCTTCTTCTGATACCAGTAATTAATAAAGTTGGATATTTTAGAAAGGGAAAATACAAATCCTGTACATCATAACAGCTTTAATCATCTCGCAGAACGCTGGGTTAATTACCATCTGTAGCGCAGCTTCTGGTGCTGAAGAAACAGATGTTAAAAGCAGATTATGTGCAATTATGCAGATTTTTAGAGCCAGTAGTGTCTCCCACTTGTTTAGCTTCActggtcttttgttttttaaagctctCTGTTACTGTTTGCCTGACCACAGCTTATCACCGAGAgtagcaaaagaaaaacaaagaaaagagcaGATTTGTcctcaaaacaagaaaatgacaaacCAATTTCAGGTAAACTGGAGACAGAGATGTACACACTGGgtcacacagagagacaaacaagtCAACACAGTGGCAAAGCGAGACATAAGGTAGACTATATTTGAGCTAGTCAGGACCAGGAGCAGTTTATCATTGCACCT is part of the Epinephelus fuscoguttatus linkage group LG8, E.fuscoguttatus.final_Chr_v1 genome and harbors:
- the LOC125893299 gene encoding sperm acrosome membrane-associated protein 4-like isoform X2, with product MKGEEKEQPEQLMESMGFEEEELLECFRCDLGFWDACYTTETNCSAGEHCYTGRGKAADTLDVKTLGCVKADECGVETTVELFSNNTIFVMTKHCCDTPFCNSAHRLSIATLLCLTVAVLTTWHLTEASTGSQ
- the LOC125893299 gene encoding sperm acrosome membrane-associated protein 4-like isoform X1, with protein sequence MKGLILCVLAIVMLTPARGEEKEQPEQLMESMGFEEEELLECFRCDLGFWDACYTTETNCSAGEHCYTGRGKAADTLDVKTLGCVKADECGVETTVELFSNNTIFVMTKHCCDTPFCNSAHRLSIATLLCLTVAVLTTWHLTEASTGSQ